The following proteins are encoded in a genomic region of Natronorubrum halophilum:
- the ddh gene encoding D-2-hydroxyacid dehydrogenase, with protein sequence MQFELERLGVHDSVDAVFPPSELAGFLSGLPVPVDVIGDDEIGTCDAVVTLEYREAFLGLNWVHSIQAGVDRFPFDDFEANGVVLTNSTGIHDRTVGETVAGYLLAFSRRLHDHVADQQQRRWDRPEWDEAFTLPGTTACIVGTGTLGRGAAETLGALGVRVTGVRRSGDPVPGFEEIHPNDELLEAIADAEFVIVTVPLTDETHHLFDAEAFAAMRDDAYFVNVARGPVVDEAAVIEALESNTIKGAALDVFEEEPLPEDSPLWEMDEVIVTPHCAAYTRDYFRDIGEIVLENADRLADGDALTNRVV encoded by the coding sequence ATGCAATTCGAACTCGAGCGACTCGGGGTTCACGATTCGGTCGACGCGGTGTTTCCGCCGTCGGAACTCGCGGGATTCCTGTCGGGACTTCCGGTTCCCGTCGACGTCATCGGCGACGACGAGATCGGGACCTGCGACGCCGTCGTCACCCTCGAGTACCGCGAGGCGTTCCTCGGCCTGAACTGGGTTCACTCCATTCAGGCGGGCGTCGATCGGTTTCCGTTCGACGACTTCGAGGCCAACGGCGTCGTTCTCACCAACAGTACGGGGATTCACGACCGGACCGTCGGCGAGACGGTCGCAGGGTACCTGCTGGCGTTCTCCCGGCGACTGCACGATCACGTCGCCGACCAGCAACAGCGCCGGTGGGACCGCCCCGAGTGGGACGAGGCGTTTACCCTCCCGGGGACGACCGCCTGTATCGTCGGCACCGGGACGCTCGGCCGCGGCGCCGCGGAAACCCTCGGCGCGCTCGGCGTCCGTGTGACGGGCGTCCGGCGATCGGGCGACCCGGTCCCCGGCTTCGAGGAGATCCATCCGAACGACGAACTACTCGAGGCTATCGCCGACGCCGAGTTCGTCATCGTTACCGTGCCGCTGACCGACGAGACGCACCACCTCTTCGACGCCGAGGCGTTCGCTGCCATGCGCGACGACGCCTACTTCGTCAACGTTGCCCGCGGCCCGGTCGTGGACGAGGCGGCGGTAATCGAGGCCCTCGAGTCGAACACCATCAAGGGTGCAGCGCTGGACGTCTTCGAGGAGGAACCGCTGCCCGAGGACTCCCCGCTGTGGGAGATGGACGAGGTGATCGTCACGCCTCACTGTGCGGCCTACACGCGGGACTACTTCCGCGACATCGGCGAAATCGTCCTCGAAAACGCGGATCGACTCGCGGACGGCGACGCGCTCACGAACCGCGTCGTCTGA